DNA from Quercus lobata isolate SW786 chromosome 1, ValleyOak3.0 Primary Assembly, whole genome shotgun sequence:
agataccgcttattttgctaaaaactgaaaacttattacaaaaaataataaaaaaataatttatgagtTACTGTTCACTACTGAAAACACTGTTCAGCACTGTAGCTTTGCCTCAATGCACTGTTTGTGTCCTATGAACAATGCATTAAGGCAAAACGCAGAAATGTGAACGCCAAAACGTGATCCAAACGGAGCTTTTAAGCTTTGTTTGGATTTGGCGTCTGCATTTTCTATTCCTacatttttggctttttttttttaagtccaacGCCTAATGCATTGTTCttgggacatgaacagtgcatcaAGGCAAATGCACAGTATTCTCTTTAATGAACagtaactaaaaaatattattttattattttcagtttttagcaaaataagcggtatctaaatgCACACTAAGCACGTCtaggaagaaagaaaattgactGAAGCAAAAGCAAGGCCATTTGGCCGTAAGGAGGAGAactgaagaaaaagagagacacACATTCAAGTGAGCTTGAAAGCTTCCATTAAGTGAATCTGAAATTGTGGGATTGAGATCAGCAATTGCACCATGCAATTAACCTCGCTCCTTCACAAAAGTTTTTCCAgctttaactttttaattttaactcttaacttttttttttttatttaaccatGAAGattgaaaattactttttttttttttttttaatcttagcCTTTCGTTGCAATTACATCATGTACAATATCCTAAGCATATCACCTAATCTCAATCCAAAACTGTGAGAGAAATACAACAAGAACAGGTATATTTTTCCGAAATAAAGAGAGATGCAAagtgagagtgtgagagaattaaaaaaaaaaatataagcatTTGCTCAAACTACAcacaagtaaaataaattagtaGATTTTTCATGTAGGTTTTTTTTAGGTGCATGCTACAAGGGATGGAGgcttgtggggggggggggggggggggggggtgaatgGGCcccttaaattttgaaaaaaaaaaaatcaatagtatatatatagctacctaatttttagcaatttgactcaataaaattaaacttgCCCCTTTAAACCAAAGAAAAGACTCATAAAAAATTACtgatctaaaattaaaaaaacaaattagatagcccaaaaatattaactcaacaacaaaatcaataataaaaagttaaagaaaactTAGCCCAATCAACAAATTTCACCAAAAGATTAGCCCAGcccttaaaaatatttgaaacaaAATCAATGTGAATCTTACATACCAAATCATTCcatcaaattccaaaaaaaaaaaaaaaaaaaaaaaaaaaacctaaacgAAACTAAAcgtgagagacagagaaagtGATAGATGCAGCAACTGTGAGCTTGAGTGTTGAGACTTGAGCTCTTGACAATGAGTGTCGAACCTGATGAGCTTCTGAGATCGAGCAGTGTATGGATGCAACAATGGTGAACTTCTTAGATCTAATAGTTAAGGAAGTAACGAACACAACAAAAGATGGtttaattgtaatttaatttgatttatagaCTTCAAGTAGGTtcaaataagaaagaagaaaaaattttaattgtgatttgatttataaaatgttttctttACTTAACACTAATTTTTgcttgttaactttttttttaagtatttgtttactttaaactttatttacattttttgtttAGGTTCATGGGCCATGtttatttggtttatttggtTAGGGATTAATTTCTAGTAAAGTATATTTGTAAGACATGAAAATAACGAGtcttttggctaaatattgtaaaaaatccaaatttatttatgatatgGGTACTATTTAAACTTATTTAGGGAAATGAGGAGAGAAGCGAATTTCAGTAACACCATTgccaaaattttgagaaaaagtaagagagagCAAAGAGAAATGATGTGACGGaagtgggagagagaaaaaaggaattTTGACAATGGTATTGCCAAAATATGTGCCCAAAAAAACTAGGTTGACCTACTCAAAATTGGGGACTGACCTAACcgaaattattatataaaaaaataaataaataaataaactgaatTGTGGCAATTGTGGCAAAAgtaatgctacatccacaaactattttataattttttacaaattattgttatggccaactttttttttttttaatacaagatagaatttatactatagcctaatctaagtgtatatgtgtatgaaactcccTCCTTGAGACTTGAACCACGACCCTTGTCCCCTACACCCTATATGCACTTGTTAAAGTAGATAAAAATCAAGGATGACGGATCCATTTATATAAATCTGACGGTACTGAATTAGTGAGTCGTCGGGAATAAGGCAGCATATGGAGCAATGGACGGAGGGACCACATGACGGATGGACCCCTCTCCATAATAGACGGATGGTCCCTGTATATGGGTGGATTCTGGGTTCTTGGGGCCAAGGCCAATGGATACCAAGGCCATGTGGCACTCACATGACTTGGGTAAACTCCACATGGAAATGTCTTACACCCCACGATTAATCCTAATTGAGGGAATTCTAACATGGAAAGAATCCTGCAAAATCGTTTATAAGGATCTTCTCCACAAGGAAACACCTTCTTTGCCAATAAACAAAGGTTggttctacactactataaagaCCCAAAACCTTTagaaatcaaggtacgcataattcaccccaACTTTGGCACTCTATAGTTGTGAGAAACTCTCTAACTTAAACTTTAGAGGgtctttggccggtaccacacctgGTACTCTCCTAAGGTCTTATTGTTTTGTGTTGTGTAGATGTTGTTTTTAGCACGTGAGGACTGTGTGACTAATTGAcgattttcggcatcatcactTGTTGTTATGCCCAACTTCATACTAGTTCTCATCAGGGCCTAAcaataacattacttttttatttatcaataatcactcactacaTCGACAGTTTGTgaaagttttgtaaaaaaaaaatcattatattaAAGCAAATTGATACAAATACATTATATTAAAGCAATTGTATCAATTCGCACAATAATTTCCATCTATTTTAAcgtaagaatttattttttctattttataaatttacttttcaaaataaattatttattttatattacatttcattaaaatatcaatttttttttatattttaaattatttatattttttatacccAACAActattgtctattttttttttcattgtggAGATACTTAAAgaaacaataaacaattaaatacaaaataaatagtgcTAATGTAAAATTACACGATTATTGTAGCAAAACTGTAAATTTACAAACTTATACATGGATTGATATGagttatttttaggcaaaattgtataaattctacattttttatattatacacAGACTAACATGAATGCTcttagattatctattttacaatacattttattaaaatataatttttttataaattatttttttttcttcacacataACAACTACTATTCATTATCttacaacataaaaaaataaattaatattaaatacaaaatatatagtatCAATCTAAATTTGCATAGTTTTAGAGCACTCACATCAATGAgtgtataacaaataaaataaaaaatgttttactaACGAATGTGATacattaataaactattttagaaaacttttatataaaaaaaatgaaaaaatgactaaatgtttttgataattttttcaatttttcataaaaaagtttcttaaaacGGATAATTAATGTATACTTTAAGAACACACATTAACtgaactcataaaaaaaatgtgtatgaTTACATTATTTGCATAAAAATAACTTACATCGGTCTGTAtagatttttgtaaattttataaatttgttacaataattatgtaaatttattCTCAAATGAAGAGAATGAATAATAGTTGttatgtataaagaaagaaaaataattttaaaatattaaaaaaatatagtggaaaaaaaaaaatcatacagtAAAATAGTCTTAAAATTGAACGGGAGTGCTTTCAAGTTTTAAGAGGATCGGAAGGAGAGCACGAAGCAAAATACGAGCCACAAAATAACGGTCActttaaaataatcaatttaatataaaaaagccactcaaaatttaaaataaaatatattatccAGAAATAAATTATTCACCTAAAGATCGCACAGTGTCCTAGAGCGCAAACCAACCAACCCACCAACTTCCATTCCTTGACCACTACAGTACCCCATGGCTCTAACTGcacctcctccttcttcttcttcctccaatCTCCTCCAATTTCCACTTCACTCTCGCTCCTCAACCGCTCTCTTCTCCGATCTCGCCACCAGCTCTCGCTTCTTCCAATCTCCATGGCCACCGCCTCTGCTTTCGTCGCACAAGACCGCGATTTCTCCAACAGTGATCAAGGAGATTCAGTGTAAAGCGAAATGCTCCGCGAAATCCACGGCGGAGGAGGACCGGTTGAGCGAACCGGAAACCCTAGCCGCTGATGGCGATGAATCGAGAGAAGATGAGAATGTCGAGCAACACCAGAGCTCAATGGCAACTACTACTGTACCTACTGGTTCGAAGAAGGTTGCCTCGTCACTGAGTGATTCTCTTTCTCTCGGGATTCGCGAGCCAGTTTACgaggtcttcttcttcttcatcttctctattcctctctctctctctctctcttttctctatctcTAACCTGAATTTTATTGCTTCACGATTCCATAGGTGGTAGAAGTAAAGTCGAATGGGATGGTATCTACTAGGAAAATCAATAGACGCCAGTTATTGAAGTCAAGTGGTAAGGACTAAGGATATTGTTTAATCATTTCAAATCGATCCATTTCAGAATTCGGATTTAATGTTACAAGGAATATGCTAAAACTACCGtcaattttactacaaaagAATTACAAATTATTGTGGTAATGAATGTGCGATTGGCAtgtaagggtatgtttggatactgaaattaaaaatttattactaaagTAGCAAAAATTAGTTAAGGtcataagttgaatagtaaaataattttaattttccatcCCAACCCAAACGCATACTAAAAGTTTTAGATAATGGAAGCACATTAgtttaggaactatttttagaaagcttttattaaaaaaattgttcatttttccatgaaaatgatattaaaattttcctgtTAATAGGACACATGAATGtctgattattattattattattattattttgggtaaTTAGTGACACATcaacttgtaatttttgtatagTGAATTCTATAGTATCATTAGCATCACTCATATTACAAATCTAAAGGCATATCCAGTAGCTTGTTATTTAAATGACATGACTCTCTATATACGGTTAGACATtgtaattcaaattttaattgtgaAATGGACTATCTCTATCTAATTGTGAAATGGACAATAGTTGAATGACATACTATTgaaatctcttttttcttctgtgTTATGTGTACAGCTTTCTTGGATTTAAGAAACTTTTAACATCACTTACCTAATCTGGATTATATATTAGTTCTTCTAGCTGTGTTGGTTTGTTGCATTATTAATTGTGCTTCTTTATGTTGCTTATTAGGTCAtgatacacaaacacacataacatgcaataATGATGTTAATTGTCTCCTTTCTCATTTTCGCTTATGAGTATTTTCGCTTTCAGGTCTTCGTCTACGAGATATAAGAAGTGTAGATCCATCATTGTTTTTAACAAACTCTATGCCTGCTTTGCTGGTATCATGTCAACCTATGCCCTAccattttctagttttttttttttttttttggtacgtgtgtgtttgtgtattaattaattgctttattaaattgattttgcaTTAGTTTTACCTTTTGACTGGAGTTCTTATACCATATATTGCCCTCTAAGTGATCTTATAAAGCATACACAAGTTAAAAGTTATATGCCAGATGTGGCTTGAGAATGGGGTATTAATTGCTTTTTCTAATATCTTATGCCATGCCAACATAGAAGGGGATTGTAAAGATTTTATTTCgttctttttaaacaaatacAGTAGCTGACACACTTGAGAATTTCCATATCTGCAACTTCACATGTATAGAAGTtgtgaaataaataataattgaacCGTCAttgattctttgttttgatggaaCCTAactatatttcatttttattctaataaataGAAATTGGCTTGGATTCTGTATGCAGTTCCATAAATAATTATTCAAGCAAATGATTCTTGACAGTGCCCATTTtatatcttcaaaaaaaagaaaaggaactgCAAAACATACATATTTGACTAAGAGAGCTTTTGAGGACTAGGTGGTCAACCTAGTGGAATTTGGGAGTAAAaaagtagataaaaaaaataaatgaatagatAGCAGGAAGAATATTCTATCCCAAATTTTTCATCAGGCTGAACTTTTGGAATGCATCAATGGGAAAACTGGTTGAGGGTTATATTAAGAAGCGCAACAAAACTATGAAGGTGGATCAAAATGGTCTCCAATTTGGCTGGTGTTCatatcacttttacaaaaaaattgtttcctGTTTCATGTGCTAGGTCCGTGAGCATGCTATTCTTCTTAATCTGGGCTCATTGAGAGCAATGGCGATGCAAGAGTGCGTCCTTATTTTTGACTATAACAGGTAATCTTTGTCTTCTAGAGCAGTACGGTTTTCATTAGACCTTGAATTTTAATCTAATATAGTTCAGAGTGAACTGACATTGTTGTACTTGTTATATTTTGATAACCTGTAGTAAAGGCGGGAAGGCCTTTCTAGAAACATTGCTGGCTCGATTGAACCCCAAAAACATGAATGGAGGGCCATGTATGCCATTTGAACTTGAGGTTAGTTTGGTCTATGAAATCTCTGACATTACATACTAAAACACAACATCGCTAGATGTATGTAGTTCTTATTTTGATGGCTACAAATTCTGCTCTAATTAGGCAATCTTtactttgtttaatttattattcctataatatttataaattagagAGTTATTAGAAGCAAGCTGATGTCAGGAATGGAAAAGGTTGATTAGATAAGAAGATGAGGTTGATGTGGGAGACAtttatctttttggttttattagacatagaatttattttttgtgtgataTAATAAATACGGAAGGTGTTGTGTGTGTAAGCCAAATGTGTGTGTATGCCAAGAGCAATGGTTGAGCTATTGGCATGTTTGAAAGAATATTTTGGTAAGTGGTAGAATGTTGAAATTTGGAAggccattcctttatttttaatgtGGAGCATTGAACTttggtgagaaaggaatgcatgCAAGTTTGAGGGGAGTGAGTTGTCTGTAgtgaaattgaataaatttttcttaagaTCACTTCTGATTGGTCAATGGCTACTAGTTCACTCTCTTCCACAAATGTTTTGCTGTTCTTtgatcttttgaatttttgtatatatatatatatatatatatttttttttttttcccttttgggTATTTCTGTAATGGCTGTGATCCGTGAAGTTCTGTAGAGGTTTACTACAGAACCTATCTTGTAGCCATGCACTGGTATGCAGCAAATATGCATTCCATTCCAATTGCTGGAATTGAAAGCCATCAGTTGGCATGACTTGTAAAGCTCCACCAGATgtaatctctctttctctctctctctcggtaaTTTGG
Protein-coding regions in this window:
- the LOC115980147 gene encoding magnesium transporter MRS2-11, chloroplastic isoform X2, giving the protein MALTAPPPSSSSSNLLQFPLHSRSSTALFSDLATSSRFFQSPWPPPLLSSHKTAISPTVIKEIQCKAKCSAKSTAEEDRLSEPETLAADGDESREDENVEQHQSSMATTTVPTGSKKVASSLSDSLSLGIREPVYEVVEVKSNGMVSTRKINRRQLLKSSGLRLRDIRSVDPSLFLTNSMPALLVREHAILLNLGSLRAMAMQECVLIFDYNSKGGKAFLETLLARLNPKNMNGGPCMPFELEVQALLEVLPNRLTADVLEQLRISKQTLVELGSRAGALRQMLLDLLEDTEEIRRICIMGRNCTLKRGYGDVECSVPLEKQIAEEEEEEIEMLLENYLQRCESCHGQAEKLLDSAKEMEDSIAVNLSSRRLEVSRVELLLQVGTFCVGVGALVAGIFGMNLRSYLEEHLFAFWLTTAGIIVGAVLAFFLMYSYLKTRKIL
- the LOC115980147 gene encoding magnesium transporter MRS2-11, chloroplastic isoform X1, with the translated sequence MALTAPPPSSSSSNLLQFPLHSRSSTALFSDLATSSRFFQSPWPPPLLSSHKTAISPTVIKEIQCKAKCSAKSTAEEDRLSEPETLAADGDESREDENVEQHQSSMATTTVPTGSKKVASSLSDSLSLGIREPVYEVVEVKSNGMVSTRKINRRQLLKSSGLRLRDIRSVDPSLFLTNSMPALLVREHAILLNLGSLRAMAMQECVLIFDYNSKGGKAFLETLLARLNPKNMNGGPCMPFELEVVEAALLSRIQHLEHSLMNLEPRVQALLEVLPNRLTADVLEQLRISKQTLVELGSRAGALRQMLLDLLEDTEEIRRICIMGRNCTLKRGYGDVECSVPLEKQIAEEEEEEIEMLLENYLQRCESCHGQAEKLLDSAKEMEDSIAVNLSSRRLEVSRVELLLQVGTFCVGVGALVAGIFGMNLRSYLEEHLFAFWLTTAGIIVGAVLAFFLMYSYLKTRKIL